A single region of the Zootoca vivipara chromosome 2, rZooViv1.1, whole genome shotgun sequence genome encodes:
- the LOC132591609 gene encoding zinc finger protein 232-like, producing the protein MEAQRQSFRWFRYQEAEGPREVCSRLWYLCHQWLKPERHIREQIVEFVILEQFLAGLPPEMQSWVQEGENQHRRGALQVLRLREEVPLEHEPHCTPEDLHGRGEPHECLTCGKSFSHSQNFARHQGLHHRKKPHDCVNCGKSFRWSSNLDIRQTIHAGEEPFECADCGKTFSYKLRLSRHQRVHAGNERFKCPLCWASFAFESSLTRHQGIHCGKSFSDEQNLLAHQIIQTGSSCINSQTLF; encoded by the exons ATGGAGGCCCAGCGCCAGAGCTTCCGCTGGTTCCGCTACCAGGAGGCCGAGGGCCCCCGCGAGGTCTGCAGCCGCCTCTGgtacctctgccaccagtggctgaagccagagagGCACATCAGGGAGCAGATCGTGGAGTtcgtgatcttggagcagttcttGGCCGGCTTGCCGCCGGAGATGCAGAGCTGGGTCCAGGAAGGAG AGAATCAACACAGGAGAGGAGCCCTACAAGTGCTCAGACTGCGGGAAGAGGTTCCGCTGGAACACGAGCCTCATTGCACACCAGAGGATCTACACGGGCGGGGGGAGCCCCACGAGTGCCTCacgtgcgggaagagcttcagccacaGCCAAAACTTTGCACGGCACCAGGGGCTCCACCACAGGAAGAAGCCGCACGACTGTGTCAATTGCGGAAAAAGTTTCAGGTGGAGCTCAAATCTGGATATTCGTCAGACGATCCATGCAGGGGAAGAACCTTTTGAGTGTGCAGACTGCGGGAAAACCTTCAGCTACAAGTTACGTCTCAGCAGGCACCAGAGGGTCCATGCAGGGAACGAAAGATTCAAGTGTCCGCTCTGCTGGGCAAGCTTTGCTTTTGAATCCAGCCTCACTAGACACCAGGGTATTCACTGTGGGAAAAGTTTCAGCGATGAGCAGAACCTTCTTGCACATCAGATAATTCAGACCGGCTCGAGCTGCATAAACAGCCAGACTCTGTTCTAA